The Terracoccus luteus genome includes a region encoding these proteins:
- a CDS encoding sirohydrochlorin chelatase, protein MAAGVHGRRAASGSASGSASGSASGRRGRRDDGACQSVAVNPVLVASAHGTGSPAGRRAVGALVAAVARARPELEVRAAFVDVQPPEPSHVLAGLDGRPARLVPLLLSAGYHVYVDLTEAAAGSPGTTLCGALGPDPRLAALLRDRLVEAGLRDDDVVVMAAAGSSQRSAVADCERVAADLSSLLGRPVTPAYLSAAEPTVADAVAAVRVPGRRVAVATYLLAPGFFADRAARAGGDLTSRPLLPPHGEPPPALVDIVVERYGSG, encoded by the coding sequence GTGGCCGCCGGCGTGCACGGACGTCGTGCGGCATCCGGGTCGGCATCCGGGTCGGCATCCGGGTCGGCATCCGGGCGTCGTGGTCGCCGCGACGACGGCGCCTGTCAGAGTGTTGCCGTGAACCCGGTCCTCGTCGCCTCCGCCCACGGCACCGGCTCGCCGGCCGGCCGCCGTGCCGTCGGCGCCCTCGTGGCCGCCGTGGCCCGCGCCCGCCCCGAGCTCGAGGTGCGCGCCGCCTTCGTCGACGTGCAGCCCCCCGAGCCGTCGCACGTGCTCGCGGGCCTCGACGGGCGGCCGGCCCGCCTCGTGCCGCTGCTGCTGTCGGCCGGGTACCACGTGTACGTCGACCTCACCGAGGCCGCCGCCGGCTCGCCCGGCACGACGCTGTGCGGCGCGCTCGGGCCTGACCCGCGGCTGGCCGCCCTGCTGCGCGACCGGCTCGTCGAGGCGGGTCTGCGCGACGACGACGTCGTCGTCATGGCCGCGGCGGGGTCGTCGCAGCGCTCGGCCGTCGCCGACTGCGAGCGGGTGGCCGCCGACCTCTCGAGTTTGCTGGGTCGCCCGGTCACCCCGGCGTACCTCTCGGCGGCGGAGCCGACGGTGGCGGATGCCGTCGCGGCGGTGCGGGTGCCCGGCCGCCGTGTCGCCGTGGCCACGTACCTGCTCGCCCCCGGCTTCTTCGCCGACCGCGCCGCGCGTGCCGGCGGTGACCTCACCTCCCGTCCGCTGCTGCCACCCCACGGCGAGCCCCCGCCGGCGCTCGTCGACATCGTCGTCGAGCGCTACGGCTCCGGGTGA
- a CDS encoding IMPACT family protein produces the protein MTPGSPDRYRTLTAPVRVETEVRRSRFACDLRPVSSEAAARGVLDEVRAESRDAGHHCSAWVLGPDASTVRSHDDGEPSGTAGAPMLDVLRGRALIDVVAVVSRWFGGTLLGTGGLIRAYGDAVAAAVDAAALVTMRRRDGLVVDVPAADGARVENALRGRSDTTVDESRWHATGLVLHLAVEPASTGAVEGVVASLTSGLGRVSPGHPQWVATRDPG, from the coding sequence GTGACCCCCGGGTCGCCCGACCGGTACCGCACCCTCACCGCACCAGTGCGGGTGGAGACCGAGGTGCGCCGGTCGCGCTTCGCGTGCGACCTGCGGCCGGTGTCGTCGGAGGCGGCGGCCCGCGGCGTGCTGGACGAGGTCCGAGCCGAGAGCCGGGACGCCGGGCATCACTGCAGCGCCTGGGTGCTCGGCCCCGACGCGTCGACCGTCCGCAGTCACGACGACGGCGAGCCGTCGGGTACGGCCGGCGCGCCGATGCTCGACGTCCTCAGGGGACGCGCCCTCATCGACGTCGTCGCCGTGGTGTCGCGGTGGTTCGGGGGCACGCTGCTCGGCACCGGCGGACTGATCCGCGCCTACGGCGACGCGGTGGCCGCTGCGGTCGACGCCGCAGCCCTCGTCACCATGCGACGCCGCGACGGCCTCGTCGTCGACGTGCCCGCCGCCGACGGCGCCAGGGTCGAGAACGCGCTGCGGGGCCGCAGCGACACGACGGTCGACGAGTCCCGTTGGCACGCAACGGGTCTCGTGCTCCATCTCGCCGTCGAGCCCGCGTCGACCGGAGCCGTCGAGGGGGTCGTCGCCAGCCTCACCTCGGGTCTCGGCAGGGTCTCCCCCGGCCACCCGCAGTGGGTGGCGACCCGCGACCCGGGCTGA
- a CDS encoding bifunctional methylenetetrahydrofolate dehydrogenase/methenyltetrahydrofolate cyclohydrolase — MPARVVDPAEVAARFREEVRADVATLTARTGATPRIVGLLSRAEGPARTYAQWAARGAADVGIDFVLRDVEPAAAADAVREANADPAVHGIFNYYPLADEHEDPWLRELVDPRKDVEGMHSFWSRMLYENRRRLDGGRRAILPCTPLAILKLLDDAGLRRSGEGAPLEGVTACVINRSDVVGRPLAAMLANDGAEVVSLDADGTVVFDPAIGRHAHSVRDSDEVRTQALARADVVVTGVPSRSFPLVTADEIKPGAICVNFSQFKNFDDSVLERAAAFIPRVGPMTVTMAMRNLVRLALL; from the coding sequence GTGCCGGCACGTGTCGTCGACCCCGCCGAGGTGGCGGCCCGGTTCCGGGAGGAGGTGCGCGCGGACGTCGCCACCCTCACCGCGCGGACCGGTGCCACCCCCCGCATCGTCGGCCTGCTCAGCCGGGCCGAGGGACCGGCTCGCACCTACGCCCAGTGGGCGGCGCGCGGGGCGGCCGACGTCGGCATCGACTTCGTGCTCCGCGACGTCGAGCCGGCCGCCGCGGCCGACGCGGTCCGCGAGGCCAACGCCGACCCGGCCGTGCACGGCATCTTCAACTACTACCCCCTCGCCGACGAGCACGAGGACCCGTGGCTACGCGAGCTCGTCGATCCCCGCAAGGACGTCGAGGGGATGCACTCGTTCTGGAGCCGCATGCTCTACGAGAACCGACGGCGGCTCGACGGCGGCCGCCGCGCCATCCTGCCGTGCACCCCGCTGGCCATCCTCAAGCTGCTCGACGACGCGGGACTGCGCCGCTCGGGCGAGGGCGCGCCCCTCGAGGGGGTCACCGCCTGCGTCATCAACCGCAGCGACGTCGTGGGACGGCCGCTCGCGGCGATGCTCGCGAACGACGGCGCCGAGGTCGTCTCGCTCGACGCGGACGGGACCGTCGTCTTCGACCCGGCGATCGGGCGGCACGCCCACTCGGTGCGCGACAGTGACGAGGTCCGGACCCAGGCGCTCGCCCGCGCCGACGTCGTCGTCACCGGGGTGCCGTCGCGGTCGTTCCCGCTCGTCACCGCCGACGAGATCAAGCCGGGTGCGATCTGCGTGAACTTCTCGCAGTTCAAGAACTTCGACGACTCGGTGCTCGAGCGGGCGGCCGCCTTCATCCCCCGGGTGGGGCCGATGACCGTGACGATGGCCATGCGCAACCTCGTGCGGCTCGCCTTGCTCTGA
- a CDS encoding HhH-GPD-type base excision DNA repair protein has protein sequence MAFHIAGDPAADQVLDEHPFAVVVGMMLDQQYGMEHAFRGGHKVLTRFGTLDPAAIADADPDEFTAMASTPPAIHRFPGSMAKRLQELAALVVERYDGDVTRLWTEATSGRDLLKRVQELPGFGRQKAQIFVALLAKQLGVRPEGWEAAAGDYALDGYRSVADVVDGDTLLKVREFKQAKKAEAKARG, from the coding sequence ATGGCCTTCCACATCGCGGGCGACCCCGCCGCCGACCAGGTCCTCGACGAGCATCCGTTCGCGGTCGTCGTCGGGATGATGCTCGACCAGCAGTACGGGATGGAGCACGCCTTCCGCGGCGGGCACAAGGTGCTCACGCGCTTCGGCACCCTCGACCCGGCGGCCATCGCCGACGCGGACCCCGACGAGTTCACCGCCATGGCCTCGACTCCCCCGGCCATCCACCGCTTCCCCGGCTCGATGGCGAAGCGGCTGCAGGAGCTCGCCGCCCTCGTCGTCGAGCGTTACGACGGCGACGTCACCCGGCTCTGGACCGAGGCGACGTCGGGCCGGGACCTGCTCAAGCGCGTGCAGGAGCTGCCCGGGTTCGGGAGGCAGAAGGCCCAGATCTTCGTCGCGCTGCTCGCCAAGCAGCTGGGGGTGCGGCCCGAGGGGTGGGAGGCGGCGGCCGGCGACTACGCCCTTGACGGGTACCGCTCGGTGGCCGACGTCGTCGACGGCGACACCCTGCTCAAGGTGCGCGAGTTCAAGCAGGCGAAGAAGGCCGAGGCGAAGGCCAGGGGCTGA
- a CDS encoding cystathionine beta-synthase, with product MKYVENVADLVGNTPLVKLSKVVEDAGVKATILAKVEYFNPGGSVKDRIALRMVEAAERDGSLKPGGTIVEPTSGNTGVGLALVAQRRGYQCVFVCPDKVSQDKRDVLRAYGARVVVCPTAVEPEHPDSYYSVSDRLVEEIDGAWKPNQYFNPEGPNSHYLSTGPEIWNDTDGRVTHFVTGAGTGGTISGCGRYLKEVSGGEVRIVAADPEGSVYSGGTGRPYLVEGVGEDFWPGAYDPSVVDEVIAVSDADSFAMTRRLAREEGLLVGGSCGMAVVAALRAAKDLPEDAVVVVLLPDSGKGYLSKIFNDEWMHSYGFLDDHTTTSVGDVLRSKSGDLPALVHTHPNETIRDAVQILREYGVSQMPVVKAEPPVMSGEVAGSVSERELLELLFTGKAHLADPVSRHMSGGLPLVGTGSPVAAARKELEDSDAVLVVEDGKPVGVLTRADLLGFLTD from the coding sequence ATGAAGTACGTGGAGAACGTGGCCGACCTCGTGGGCAACACCCCGCTCGTCAAGCTGTCGAAGGTCGTCGAGGACGCCGGCGTCAAGGCGACCATCTTGGCGAAGGTGGAGTACTTCAACCCCGGCGGGTCGGTGAAGGACCGCATCGCCCTGCGCATGGTCGAGGCGGCCGAGCGCGACGGCTCGCTCAAGCCCGGCGGGACGATCGTGGAGCCGACGAGCGGCAACACCGGCGTCGGGCTCGCCCTCGTCGCCCAGCGCCGCGGGTACCAGTGCGTCTTCGTGTGCCCCGACAAGGTCAGCCAGGACAAGCGCGACGTGCTGCGCGCCTACGGCGCCCGCGTCGTCGTGTGCCCGACCGCCGTCGAGCCCGAGCACCCCGACTCCTACTACTCGGTGAGCGACCGCCTCGTCGAGGAGATCGACGGGGCGTGGAAGCCGAACCAGTACTTCAACCCCGAGGGCCCGAACAGCCACTACCTCTCGACCGGTCCGGAGATCTGGAACGACACCGACGGCCGGGTCACGCACTTCGTCACGGGCGCCGGCACCGGCGGCACCATCAGCGGCTGCGGCCGCTACCTCAAGGAGGTCTCGGGCGGCGAGGTGCGCATCGTCGCCGCCGACCCCGAGGGCTCGGTGTACTCCGGCGGCACCGGCCGGCCCTACCTCGTCGAGGGTGTCGGTGAGGACTTCTGGCCCGGCGCCTACGACCCGTCGGTCGTCGACGAGGTCATCGCCGTCAGCGACGCCGACAGCTTCGCCATGACCCGTCGGCTCGCCCGCGAGGAGGGCCTGCTCGTCGGCGGCTCGTGCGGCATGGCCGTCGTCGCTGCCCTCCGTGCCGCGAAGGACCTCCCCGAGGACGCCGTCGTCGTCGTGCTGCTGCCCGACTCCGGCAAGGGCTACCTCAGCAAGATCTTCAACGACGAGTGGATGCACTCGTACGGCTTCCTCGACGACCACACGACGACGTCGGTCGGCGACGTGCTGCGCAGCAAGTCCGGCGACCTGCCGGCGCTCGTGCACACCCACCCGAACGAGACCATCCGCGACGCCGTGCAGATCCTGCGCGAGTACGGCGTCTCGCAGATGCCGGTCGTCAAGGCCGAGCCGCCCGTCATGTCGGGCGAGGTGGCCGGGTCGGTCAGCGAGCGCGAGCTGCTCGAGCTGCTCTTCACCGGCAAGGCGCACCTCGCCGACCCGGTGAGCCGGCACATGTCGGGCGGACTGCCGCTCGTCGGCACCGGGTCGCCGGTCGCCGCCGCCCGGAAGGAGCTCGAGGACAGCGACGCCGTGCTCGTCGTCGAGGACGGCAAGCCGGTCGGGGTGCTCACCCGCGCGGACCTGCTCGGGTTCCTCACCGACTGA
- a CDS encoding SGNH/GDSL hydrolase family protein, whose protein sequence is MGRARRARRIAQRAAYGGGVGAAGIGALGLLGWGLLKVEARITRRLVGPSTGDAPDDDGLYGSGAGTPLRLLVLGDSTAAGLGAEHPHQTIGATIASGVAAFSGRPVELTNVAVSGAESTGLDEQVERGLAAVTAPDVALVLIGANDVTHRIERSVAVRHLEMAVRRLRESGSEVVVGTCPDLGAIEPLQQPLRSLARRWSRDLAAAQTVAVVEAGGRAVSIGDLLSAVFSAEPKVMFSSDRFHPSPAGYARVAAALMPTVSAALDLFGERSAPTPPNVRRGEGVDPVAVAATRAVANPGTEVAPTEVGGQSRGPRGRWAMLLHRVRPVAVPSSDPRPRPDDHDETATDERGSVDAAPGTATSDPDRDPNRDSDRDSDRDPERDSSVTSDARV, encoded by the coding sequence ATGGGTCGGGCACGACGGGCGAGGCGGATCGCCCAGCGGGCGGCGTACGGCGGCGGGGTCGGCGCGGCCGGCATCGGCGCCCTCGGCCTGCTCGGCTGGGGCCTGCTCAAGGTCGAGGCGCGCATCACGCGCCGCCTCGTGGGCCCGTCCACGGGTGACGCCCCCGACGACGACGGCCTCTACGGCTCGGGCGCCGGCACCCCGCTCCGCCTCCTCGTCCTCGGCGACTCGACGGCGGCCGGGCTCGGGGCCGAGCACCCGCACCAGACCATCGGGGCGACCATCGCGAGCGGGGTCGCCGCGTTCAGCGGTCGCCCCGTCGAGCTGACCAACGTCGCCGTCAGCGGCGCCGAGTCGACCGGTCTCGACGAGCAGGTCGAGCGCGGTCTCGCGGCCGTCACGGCGCCCGACGTCGCGCTCGTGCTCATCGGCGCCAACGACGTCACCCACCGGATCGAGCGCTCGGTCGCGGTGCGTCACCTCGAGATGGCCGTGCGCCGGCTGCGCGAGTCGGGCTCCGAGGTCGTCGTCGGCACCTGCCCCGACCTCGGCGCCATCGAGCCGCTGCAGCAGCCCCTCCGCTCGCTCGCGCGGCGCTGGTCGCGCGACCTCGCGGCGGCCCAGACCGTGGCCGTCGTCGAGGCCGGGGGGCGGGCGGTCTCCATCGGCGACCTGCTCAGCGCCGTCTTCAGCGCCGAACCCAAGGTCATGTTCAGCTCGGACCGGTTCCACCCCAGCCCTGCCGGCTACGCGCGCGTGGCGGCGGCGCTCATGCCGACCGTCAGCGCCGCCCTCGACCTGTTCGGCGAGCGCTCCGCCCCGACCCCGCCCAACGTCCGCCGCGGCGAGGGCGTCGACCCGGTCGCCGTCGCGGCCACCCGGGCGGTCGCCAACCCGGGCACCGAGGTCGCCCCGACCGAGGTCGGCGGCCAGTCGCGCGGCCCGCGCGGACGCTGGGCCATGCTGCTGCACCGGGTGCGCCCCGTCGCGGTGCCGTCGAGCGACCCGAGGCCGAGGCCCGACGACCACGACGAGACCGCCACCGACGAGCGCGGGTCCGTCGACGCCGCGCCTGGCACCGCGACCAGCGACCCGGACCGCGACCCGAACCGCGACTCGGACCGCGACTCGGACCGCGACCCGGAGAGGGACTCGTCCGTCACGAGCGACGCCCGCGTCTGA
- a CDS encoding acetyl-CoA C-acetyltransferase translates to MPEAVIVSTARSPFGRAFKGSLRDVRPDDLAATVVQAALDKVPALDPSLVEDVYLGCAEPSGKHGSNMARVVATLLGLDRTPAATVNRFCASSAQTTRMAFHAIRAGEGDVFVSAGVECVSQYTDWAGAGGAKADAQNPRFAEAQERTKRTAESNDTWTDPRERGELPDVYIAMGQTAENVATSCGIGRDRQDEWGVTSQNRAEAAIARGFFDWEITPVTTPDGTVVTKDDGPRAGVTLEGVQGLNPVFRPEGTVTAGNCCPLNDGAAALVVMSDTRAKELGLDPLARVVSTAATGLSPEVMGLGPVEASRLALQRAGLTIGDLDLYEINEAFAVQVLASADRLGMDYDRLNVNGGAIAIGHPFGATGARITGTIINALRERDGQFGLETMCVGGGQGMAVVFERLS, encoded by the coding sequence ATGCCCGAAGCCGTCATCGTCTCGACCGCCCGCTCCCCCTTCGGTCGGGCCTTCAAGGGCTCGCTCAGGGACGTGCGCCCCGACGACCTCGCCGCCACCGTCGTCCAGGCGGCCCTCGACAAGGTGCCGGCCCTCGACCCGTCGCTCGTCGAGGACGTGTACCTCGGCTGCGCGGAGCCCTCCGGCAAGCACGGGTCGAACATGGCGCGCGTCGTCGCCACCCTGCTGGGGCTCGACCGCACACCGGCGGCGACGGTCAACCGCTTCTGCGCCAGCTCGGCCCAGACCACGCGCATGGCCTTCCACGCCATCAGGGCCGGCGAGGGCGACGTCTTCGTGTCCGCCGGTGTCGAGTGCGTGTCGCAGTACACCGACTGGGCCGGGGCCGGTGGGGCCAAGGCCGATGCGCAGAACCCCCGCTTCGCGGAGGCGCAGGAGCGCACGAAGCGCACCGCCGAGAGCAACGACACCTGGACCGACCCTCGCGAGCGGGGCGAGCTGCCCGACGTCTACATCGCCATGGGCCAGACCGCCGAGAACGTCGCCACGTCGTGCGGCATCGGCCGCGACCGGCAGGACGAGTGGGGCGTCACCTCGCAGAACCGCGCTGAGGCCGCCATCGCCCGCGGCTTCTTCGACTGGGAGATCACGCCCGTCACGACCCCTGACGGGACCGTCGTCACGAAGGACGACGGGCCCCGCGCGGGCGTCACCCTCGAGGGCGTGCAGGGCCTGAACCCCGTCTTCCGCCCGGAGGGCACCGTGACGGCCGGCAACTGCTGCCCCCTCAACGACGGCGCCGCGGCGCTCGTCGTCATGAGCGACACGCGTGCCAAGGAGCTCGGGCTCGACCCGCTCGCGCGGGTCGTCTCGACCGCCGCGACAGGTCTCTCGCCCGAGGTCATGGGGCTCGGCCCCGTCGAGGCCAGCCGCCTGGCCCTGCAGCGGGCGGGCCTGACCATCGGCGACCTCGACCTCTACGAGATCAACGAGGCGTTCGCGGTGCAGGTGCTGGCCTCGGCCGACCGGCTCGGCATGGACTACGACCGACTCAACGTCAACGGCGGCGCCATCGCCATCGGCCACCCGTTCGGGGCGACCGGGGCCCGCATCACGGGCACGATCATCAACGCGCTGCGCGAGCGCGACGGGCAGTTCGGCCTCGAGACGATGTGCGTCGGTGGCGGCCAGGGCATGGCCGTCGTCTTCGAACGACTCTCCTGA
- a CDS encoding Bax inhibitor-1/YccA family membrane protein — protein sequence MAGTNPVFDRLNKQIEKERYAGFGQPQQGRQGQGAQQGMQQASAGYAAQDAMSAQQLDEMYARDTAGSVDTGRVTLDDVIVKSLVLFVVTVGVAAASWVLTSGSPGLTLPLWLGGMFGTLALGFAIAFMKKVSVPLIMVYAVLQGAFVGAFSQYINSIPRYEGVVMTAVLATACTFVAMYAGYATGFVKVTSKTRRMFFFAIVGYGIFSLLQVVLLMTGVLDGWGFGGSSGFGVILSVVGVALAAYSLAIDFDSIDNAVRVGAPSKYSWLLAHGLIVTLVWLYIEFVRLFARLRD from the coding sequence ATGGCAGGTACCAACCCGGTCTTCGACCGGCTCAACAAACAGATCGAGAAGGAGCGCTACGCCGGCTTCGGCCAGCCGCAGCAGGGCCGGCAGGGCCAGGGCGCCCAGCAGGGCATGCAGCAGGCGAGCGCCGGCTACGCCGCGCAGGACGCGATGAGCGCCCAGCAGCTCGACGAGATGTACGCGCGTGACACCGCCGGGTCGGTCGACACCGGCCGCGTGACCCTCGACGACGTCATCGTCAAGAGCCTCGTGCTCTTCGTCGTCACGGTCGGTGTCGCCGCCGCGTCGTGGGTGCTCACGAGCGGCAGCCCCGGCCTGACCCTGCCGCTGTGGCTGGGCGGCATGTTCGGCACGCTCGCCCTCGGGTTCGCCATCGCCTTCATGAAGAAGGTGTCGGTCCCGCTCATCATGGTCTACGCCGTGCTGCAGGGTGCCTTCGTCGGCGCGTTCAGCCAGTACATCAACTCCATCCCGAGGTACGAGGGCGTCGTCATGACGGCCGTCCTCGCCACGGCCTGCACCTTCGTGGCCATGTACGCCGGCTACGCGACCGGCTTCGTCAAGGTGACGAGCAAGACGCGGCGCATGTTCTTCTTCGCCATCGTCGGCTACGGCATCTTCTCGCTGCTCCAGGTCGTCCTGCTCATGACCGGCGTCCTCGACGGCTGGGGCTTCGGCGGCAGCAGCGGCTTCGGCGTCATCCTCTCGGTCGTCGGTGTGGCCCTCGCGGCCTACTCCCTCGCCATCGACTTCGACTCCATCGACAACGCCGTGCGCGTCGGTGCCCCGTCGAAGTACTCGTGGCTGCTGGCCCACGGGCTCATCGTCACGCTCGTGTGGCTCTACATCGAGTTCGTCCGTCTGTTCGCCCGCCTGCGCGACTGA
- the mptB gene encoding polyprenol phosphomannose-dependent alpha 1,6 mannosyltransferase MptB: MPKQQADALGRGAVATPALPSSRLADLVLRWYAVVLRVLRDELPAGVAQAWGDQLVRRGMLGMALIGVGSLTPAFLPPDAPIVRTLHLQWLSTGAGRFSATLVLVAGMALLVDAWLRMRPREGSARLHRYTWLLWSLPVLLAPPLFSRDAYSYAAQGRIVGLGLNPYEVGPVYVTGEFQQYRDQVDPMWLFTPAPYGPLALQLQHAIVFVTGDNAYLAALAMRLPALASVALLAFTLPRLARRFGVSADRALWLGVFNPLVMMHLVGGAHGDAMMIALVSLALLLAARGQLFWASATIALSANFKQTAVLALIGVVGLAMQADTGPRSKAAKFVRAGVVHGGVAAATFTLLTAVSGLGWGWIPNLAVPASLRSLLSPPTLLGTALEGLLRISGVPDSWVAAAVPRVQTLGMLVGLVVIALIAWRVGPRRPVFASAAVLLVLCASGPVVHPWYLLWGGVLLAACRIGERTVEAMVWVTLFFACYGTVDATVSNGTWALGVTAAAWLLVKMVRRHREGDTGDADGDGPGENRGLLDGFGRLSGLDDRRTPSRSRTAHTIIS; the protein is encoded by the coding sequence GTGCCGAAGCAGCAGGCCGACGCGCTCGGACGGGGTGCGGTGGCGACACCCGCCCTCCCGAGCAGCCGACTCGCCGATCTCGTGCTGCGCTGGTACGCCGTCGTCCTGCGGGTGCTGCGCGACGAGCTGCCGGCCGGTGTGGCCCAGGCCTGGGGCGACCAGCTCGTGCGCCGCGGCATGCTCGGCATGGCCCTCATCGGCGTCGGCTCGCTCACCCCGGCCTTCCTGCCCCCCGACGCCCCGATCGTGCGCACGCTGCACCTGCAGTGGCTCAGCACGGGTGCCGGCCGCTTCTCGGCCACCCTCGTGCTCGTCGCCGGCATGGCCCTGCTCGTCGACGCCTGGCTGCGCATGCGCCCCCGCGAGGGGTCGGCGCGGCTGCACCGCTACACGTGGCTGCTGTGGAGCCTGCCGGTGCTGCTCGCGCCGCCGCTCTTCAGCCGTGACGCCTACAGCTACGCCGCCCAGGGGCGCATCGTCGGGCTGGGCCTGAACCCCTACGAGGTCGGCCCGGTGTACGTCACCGGCGAGTTCCAGCAGTACCGCGACCAGGTCGACCCGATGTGGCTGTTCACGCCGGCGCCGTACGGCCCGCTCGCCCTGCAGCTGCAGCACGCCATCGTCTTCGTCACCGGCGACAACGCCTACCTCGCGGCGCTCGCCATGCGCCTGCCGGCCCTCGCGTCCGTCGCCCTGCTCGCCTTCACCCTGCCGCGCCTCGCCCGCCGCTTCGGCGTCAGCGCCGACCGCGCGCTGTGGCTCGGCGTCTTCAACCCGCTCGTCATGATGCACCTCGTCGGCGGCGCCCACGGCGACGCCATGATGATCGCGCTCGTCTCGCTCGCACTCCTGCTCGCCGCCCGCGGCCAGCTCTTCTGGGCCAGCGCTACCATCGCCCTGTCGGCCAACTTCAAGCAGACCGCCGTACTCGCGCTCATCGGGGTCGTGGGCCTGGCCATGCAGGCCGACACCGGGCCACGCTCGAAGGCGGCCAAGTTCGTCCGGGCCGGCGTCGTGCACGGCGGCGTCGCCGCGGCCACGTTCACCCTGCTCACGGCGGTGTCCGGCCTCGGGTGGGGCTGGATCCCCAACCTCGCGGTGCCGGCGTCGCTGCGCTCCCTGCTCAGCCCGCCCACCCTGCTCGGCACGGCCCTCGAGGGCCTGCTGCGCATCTCCGGCGTGCCCGACTCGTGGGTCGCGGCCGCGGTGCCGCGCGTGCAGACCCTCGGCATGCTCGTGGGCCTCGTCGTCATCGCCCTCATCGCCTGGCGGGTGGGACCCCGCCGGCCGGTGTTCGCCAGCGCGGCCGTGCTGCTCGTCCTCTGCGCCTCCGGGCCGGTCGTGCACCCGTGGTACCTCCTCTGGGGCGGCGTCCTGCTCGCGGCCTGCCGCATCGGCGAGCGCACCGTCGAGGCGATGGTGTGGGTGACGCTGTTCTTCGCGTGCTACGGCACGGTCGACGCGACGGTCTCGAACGGCACGTGGGCCCTCGGGGTCACCGCCGCCGCGTGGTTGCTCGTCAAGATGGTGCGCCGCCACCGCGAGGGTGACACCGGCGACGCCGACGGCGACGGGCCGGGCGAGAACCGAGGCCTGCTCGACGGCTTCGGCCGCCTGTCCGGCCTCGACGACCGCCGCACCCCGAGCCGGTCCCGCACCGCGCACACGATCATCTCCTGA